TCTTACCTTCATCCGCTACAAAAGCACCCCGAATCTGTTGTCCGCGTAATGTACGGATAGGAATGTTTTGTAAATTAGGATTAACACTCGCCAAACGGCCTGTGGCAGCCACAGTTTGCGCATAAGTCGTATGCACGCGGTTGTCTATCGGATCTATCTGATTGGGCAATGCATCAACATAAGTGGATTTTAGTTTTTGCAGTTGACGATAATCTAATATTAATGCGATAATTTCGTGTTTTGAAGCCAATTTCTGCAGGACATCTTCGGAGGTGGCATATTGTCCTGTTTTTGTTTTCTTGGCTTTAGGATCGAGCTTTAATTTTTCAAATAAAACTTCGCCTAATTGTTTTGGCGAGTTCATATTAAACTCTTCGCCGGACAATTCAAAAATTTGAATTTCTAAATTTCTAAGATCATTTTCTAAATCTAGGCTTTCCTTTTTTAGCCAATCGGAATCAAGTTTTACGCCTGCCAATTCCATATTAGCTAAGACATTCATCAAAGGCATTTCAATATTCAGAAAGACATCTTCAAGATTTTCTTTCTTCAACTGAGGTGCAAAAAGTTGATACAATTGAAACGTTATATCGGCATCTTCTGCAGCATAAGCGGTTTGTTCTGCCAAATTTACTTCTCGCAACGTCAATTGGTTTTTACCTTTTTTCCCGATTAAACTTTCGATAGAAATAGGTGTATAATTGAGATACATTTCCGAAAGATAATCCATACCATGACGTCCATCTGGATTCAGTAAATAATGTGCAATCATGGTGTCAAACATTGGACCTTTGACTTCGATATTGTAATTTCTGAGAACTTTATAATCGTATTTGAGGTTGTGAGCAATTTTAAGAACATCTTCGCTTTCAAAAAACGGACGGAAAATTTCAACAATTTCTTGTGCTTTTTCTTGGTCTTCGGGAATCGGAATATAATAAGCTAATCCCGATTTATAGGAGAAACTCATTCCGATAAGTTGTGCTTCTAGCTCATTAAGTGACGTAGTTTCTGTATCGAAACAAACGGCAGGTTGCATCAACAAATTTTTAAGTAAAATCTGCATGGCCTTTGGTTGGTCGATGTATTGATAGAGATGATCGTTTTCTTTAATATTTGATTTTGTCGTCGTCGCCTCGTTTAGTTCTTCAAAATTAGCAAAAAGATCCAGCTGCGTTGCTTGTGGTTTTGCGGCTTTATCAGATTTAGAAACATTGTCATTGGCAATGCTTGTGGCGTTTGTGTCTGTTGCAAAAGCTCGGTATAAATTTTCATAAAGTCGACGAAATTCCAGTTCATCAAAGATTTCTTTTACTTTTTCAAAATCTGGCGTTTCAAGATCATAATCTTTTTCATGAAACTCCACTGGGGCATCGCAAAGAATGGTTGCAAGTTTTTTTGACAACAAACCGCGTTCGGCGCTTGCTTCCACTTTTTCTTTTAGTTTACCTTTCAGTTCATGTGTATTGGCCAATAGATTTTCCATTGAGCCGTATTCTTTAATAAATTTTTTAGCGGTCTTTTCGCCAACACCTTCCAATCCTGGAATATTATCCACAGCATCGCCCATCATTCCTAGATAATCGATAATTTGTTTGGGATCATCAACATCATATTTGGCTTTAACTTCTTCAACACCTAGAATTTCGATATCGCCACCTTTTAATCCGGGTTTATATATTTTAACTTTATCGGTTACCAATTGGGCAAAATCTTTATCGGGCGTTACCATAAAAACCTGATAATCTTTCTCTGAAGCTTTACAAGACAAAGTACCAATAACATCGTCCGCTTCGTAGCCTTCTACTCCTAAAATAGGAATATGCATCGCTTTTAAGATGTCATGAATATAAGGTTTTGCTATAATTATAGCTTCCGGCGTTTCGGCTCTATTCGCTTTATAATCGCTATAATCCTCGTGGCGGACATTGGTTCTTCCGACATCAAAAACGACTGCCAAATGTGTAGGGCGTTCTCTTTTGATAAGCTCTATCAAAGAATTTGTAAAACCAAAAATCGCCGATGTATCCAATCCTTTTGTTGAAAGTCTAGGATTTCTAATAAATGCGTAATAACCACGAAAAATCATCGCGTATGCATCAATTAGAAAAAGTCTTTTATCTGTTGTCATAACAACAAAAGTAAGGAAAATTGCTTCAAAAATAAACCTCTGAATAAATCAAAATAAAAAGCAATGCACATTTCATAAACATGTTATTTTTTTTAAAAATAATTATTGTTAAACTTTCTTAAAAAAAATCTATTTATGAAAATATTTGGTTGTATTTTTGCATTGTAATCACGATGAATAAAAAGCTACTTTTTGGTATTGGCGTTGTTGCCGTTTCATTTATTTTAATAAGCTGTTCCACTGCTGGAAAAAGCCAAACTGCTGTTGCACAAATGGCACAAAAAAATAATATTAAAAGAATTCTTTATTTTATACCAGAAGTCATTCCCGATATTGAGGAGATCAAACAACCAACATACGATGTTTTTTTTAATGCTGCGAGCGACAAAATGATGTCTTTGGGGACACGCGATTATTTAAGAATTGACATTCCCGTGGAATATGATAGCGTGAATGTAAGCATGCTCCGCGAATTTTGTAAAAATAATGATGCCGATGTTGCCATTGTGCCGCGTGTTAAATACTTCAAAGTTGGCCTTGGCAAATATGTTTTTTCTAATCAAGTGGAAGTCAGTTTAAAACTTTTTGATGCAGAAGGCAACTTTCTACTAGAAACCAGCTACGATACGTATAAAGCTGGCGGAAGAATGTT
This genomic stretch from Chryseobacterium sp. POL2 harbors:
- a CDS encoding pyruvate decarboxylase; protein product: MNKKLLFGIGVVAVSFILISCSTAGKSQTAVAQMAQKNNIKRILYFIPEVIPDIEEIKQPTYDVFFNAASDKMMSLGTRDYLRIDIPVEYDSVNVSMLREFCKNNDADVAIVPRVKYFKVGLGKYVFSNQVEVSLKLFDAEGNFLLETSYDTYKAGGRMLGSAENSVKIGTKGALQNMNKELQNNKIFFIKST
- the polA gene encoding DNA polymerase I: MTTDKRLFLIDAYAMIFRGYYAFIRNPRLSTKGLDTSAIFGFTNSLIELIKRERPTHLAVVFDVGRTNVRHEDYSDYKANRAETPEAIIIAKPYIHDILKAMHIPILGVEGYEADDVIGTLSCKASEKDYQVFMVTPDKDFAQLVTDKVKIYKPGLKGGDIEILGVEEVKAKYDVDDPKQIIDYLGMMGDAVDNIPGLEGVGEKTAKKFIKEYGSMENLLANTHELKGKLKEKVEASAERGLLSKKLATILCDAPVEFHEKDYDLETPDFEKVKEIFDELEFRRLYENLYRAFATDTNATSIANDNVSKSDKAAKPQATQLDLFANFEELNEATTTKSNIKENDHLYQYIDQPKAMQILLKNLLMQPAVCFDTETTSLNELEAQLIGMSFSYKSGLAYYIPIPEDQEKAQEIVEIFRPFFESEDVLKIAHNLKYDYKVLRNYNIEVKGPMFDTMIAHYLLNPDGRHGMDYLSEMYLNYTPISIESLIGKKGKNQLTLREVNLAEQTAYAAEDADITFQLYQLFAPQLKKENLEDVFLNIEMPLMNVLANMELAGVKLDSDWLKKESLDLENDLRNLEIQIFELSGEEFNMNSPKQLGEVLFEKLKLDPKAKKTKTGQYATSEDVLQKLASKHEIIALILDYRQLQKLKSTYVDALPNQIDPIDNRVHTTYAQTVAATGRLASVNPNLQNIPIRTLRGQQIRGAFVADEGKKIISADYSQIELRLIAEISNEENMIEAFQNGEDIHAATAAKLFKIPIEEVSKTQRSQAKSVNFGIIYGQGAFGLADQTGMSRTEAKAMIDAYFQTYPRLKEYMSEQVENARKNGYVVTMLGRKRHLNDINSTNFVVKGHAERNAVNAPIQGSAADIIKLAMIKIDQVLKEKNLKTKMLLQVHDELIFEAPLEEVDEVSKLIKDAMESAYSTKVPLTVEVGVGDNWLEAH